The Lysobacter panacisoli genome includes a window with the following:
- a CDS encoding type II toxin-antitoxin system MqsA family antitoxin, with translation MSAICPACETGTLSPVVRDKKLSYEGATLLVPGVEASVCSVCEERVVLPEQARRNDRRYADARRAHDGLLTSEEIEGWRTRFGLTQQQAAQLLGGGANAFSKYERGEVTQSRSMDLLIRASSEIEEVRVFLGQRASLAFGPPQVWETVKEVDVAPARSTPKKRESAEVVLLKVKKALSSAQATNDGKWHVDDGEAELRLKYG, from the coding sequence ATGAGTGCCATTTGCCCAGCCTGTGAAACCGGAACTTTGTCGCCGGTGGTCCGCGATAAAAAATTGTCCTATGAAGGGGCTACGTTGCTGGTGCCTGGCGTCGAAGCTTCTGTCTGCTCTGTGTGCGAAGAACGCGTCGTTCTGCCAGAGCAAGCCAGACGCAATGATCGGCGCTACGCCGACGCCAGACGGGCGCATGACGGCCTTTTGACCTCTGAAGAGATTGAAGGCTGGCGAACCCGTTTTGGGCTGACGCAACAGCAGGCCGCACAGCTTCTGGGCGGCGGTGCTAATGCGTTCTCCAAGTACGAACGCGGAGAAGTGACGCAGTCCCGCTCGATGGATTTGTTGATTCGCGCTAGCTCAGAGATCGAAGAGGTTCGAGTGTTTCTGGGGCAACGCGCGAGCTTGGCTTTCGGCCCACCCCAGGTGTGGGAGACAGTAAAAGAGGTTGACGTCGCGCCTGCTAGATCAACTCCGAAGAAGCGCGAATCAGCTGAAGTGGTGCTACTTAAGGTCAAGAAGGCACTCAGTAGCGCGCAGGCCACAAACGATGGCAAGTGGCATGTGGATGATGGCGAAGCGGAGCTAAGGCTGAAGTATGGCTAA
- a CDS encoding NAD(P)/FAD-dependent oxidoreductase has protein sequence MDLKSGYPFWAIKNGLMHPFGPLKCDLRCEVAVIGGGITGAIVADALATAGYEVAVFEQRDIGWGSSAASTALLQYEIDTHLTELSRTHGEANAVSAYRACEAAIEDLGDLARDVRDVDYGRSDSLYFASRRWHVARLRREYEARRHAGLDTHWLEGDAIASTYGFHAPAGLLTHAAARLDPYRLANRLLQRLSKRGASVHVLTRLMPSRITPRQVRLTSEDGLTVTASHVVVATGYEAQRWIDQDLARNRSSYACISEPLELGALSKTMLWETARPYVYVRSTGDSRLLVGGEDDAIDIPKRRDARVEKKAGLLVKRIGSLFPQLALRPAFSWAGTFAETPDGLPYFGPHEQWGPRVLFAMAYGGNGIVYSMIGAELLKAHLERRQHPLKRLFGFERIR, from the coding sequence ATGGACTTGAAGAGCGGATATCCGTTCTGGGCGATCAAGAATGGGCTAATGCATCCGTTCGGCCCCCTAAAGTGCGACTTGCGCTGCGAGGTTGCGGTCATCGGAGGCGGGATCACCGGGGCCATCGTCGCTGATGCGCTCGCCACGGCCGGCTATGAGGTCGCGGTGTTCGAGCAGCGGGACATTGGATGGGGCAGCAGCGCGGCCAGTACCGCGCTGCTGCAGTACGAGATCGACACGCACCTAACCGAGTTGTCTCGTACGCACGGCGAGGCGAACGCGGTCTCCGCCTATCGTGCGTGCGAAGCGGCCATCGAGGACCTGGGCGACCTTGCGCGCGACGTGCGCGATGTCGACTACGGTCGTAGCGACAGTCTGTACTTCGCCAGCCGACGATGGCACGTCGCGCGACTGCGCCGGGAGTATGAGGCGCGACGGCACGCGGGACTGGATACGCACTGGTTGGAGGGCGACGCTATCGCATCGACCTACGGATTCCATGCTCCGGCGGGTCTGCTCACGCACGCTGCCGCCCGGTTGGACCCGTACCGCTTGGCGAATCGGCTCTTGCAGCGTCTGAGCAAGCGCGGCGCCAGCGTTCACGTCCTCACCCGGCTAATGCCAAGCCGCATCACGCCCCGCCAAGTGAGGCTCACGAGTGAAGACGGCTTGACCGTGACTGCAAGTCACGTCGTAGTCGCCACTGGTTACGAAGCACAACGCTGGATCGATCAAGACCTCGCCCGAAACCGCAGCAGTTACGCCTGCATCTCCGAACCGCTAGAACTCGGGGCGTTGTCGAAGACGATGCTATGGGAGACAGCGCGGCCGTACGTATATGTTCGATCGACAGGCGACTCGCGCCTGCTGGTGGGCGGCGAGGACGATGCAATTGACATACCCAAGCGGCGCGACGCTCGAGTAGAGAAGAAGGCGGGTCTGCTTGTAAAGCGCATTGGCAGCCTGTTTCCCCAACTCGCCCTGCGGCCGGCCTTCAGCTGGGCCGGCACGTTCGCGGAAACGCCGGACGGTCTGCCGTATTTCGGACCGCACGAACAATGGGGGCCGCGGGTGCTCTTCGCGATGGCTTATGGAGGCAACGGCATTGTGTACAGCATGATCGGGGCCGAACTACTGAAAGCGCACCTCGAACGGCGACAGCATCCACTCAAGCGTCTCTTCGGCTTTGAACGGATCCGCTGA
- a CDS encoding PA2169 family four-helix-bundle protein: MSKNDHEIRLINGLIETTIDSVNGYREAAEDAENPDFRTHFSRRASERQAAAAAMQAYVVSLGGKAEDEGTVLASAHRVFVNLRASMSKGDEAIVMEVERGEDHIKHKFEDALKDAELSPPARDVVTKAYASVREGHDEMSRLKHRLEGK; encoded by the coding sequence ATGTCAAAGAACGACCACGAAATCCGGCTCATCAATGGATTGATCGAAACGACGATCGATAGCGTCAATGGCTATCGGGAAGCCGCCGAAGACGCTGAGAACCCTGACTTCCGGACACACTTCTCGCGAAGGGCAAGTGAGCGTCAAGCGGCAGCGGCAGCAATGCAGGCCTACGTCGTATCGTTGGGTGGCAAGGCTGAAGACGAGGGCACCGTGCTAGCATCCGCACATCGAGTATTCGTCAACCTGCGCGCGTCGATGTCGAAGGGCGACGAAGCGATCGTCATGGAGGTTGAGCGCGGAGAGGACCACATCAAGCACAAGTTCGAAGATGCACTCAAGGATGCCGAACTCTCGCCCCCCGCCCGCGATGTGGTAACGAAGGCTTATGCCTCGGTGCGCGAAGGTCACGACGAGATGAGCCGACTCAAGCATAGACTCGAAGGCAAGTAG
- the nusA gene encoding transcription termination factor NusA: MSKELLLVVDAVANEKGVPREVIFEAIEAALASAAKKRYHDEDVLVRVTIDQKDGSYETFRRMEVVADDVVMESPDRQVRLMDAIDEVEGVEVGDYIEESIENPEFGRIAAQAAKQVIVQRVREAERQQVVDAWKDRVGELVTGVVKRVERGNIYVDLGGNAEAIIPKDKGIPRDVLRTGDRVRGYLFDVRSEPRGPQLFISRAAPEFMMELFKLEVPEVGQGLVSIKACARDPGDRAKIAVLAHDNRTDPIGACIGMRGSRVQAVSNELNGERVDIVLWSDNPAQFVINAMAPAEVQSIIVDEEKHSMDLAVAEDRLAQAIGKGGQNVRLASRLSGWQLNVMTQDQVTAKSEAEQTAARQLFQDKLEVDEEIAGILVSEGFSTVEEIAYVPVGELLAVEGFDEDIVEELRSRARDALLNEALAAEEVLEEHQPAADLLELDGMDEATAYALAARGVVTRDDLADMATDELTDVEGIDEGRAAALIMEARKHWFE, translated from the coding sequence ATGAGCAAGGAACTGTTGCTGGTCGTGGATGCGGTAGCCAACGAAAAGGGCGTGCCGCGCGAGGTCATCTTCGAGGCCATCGAGGCTGCGCTCGCGTCCGCCGCGAAGAAGCGCTACCACGACGAGGACGTGCTGGTGCGCGTCACCATCGACCAGAAGGACGGCAGCTACGAAACCTTCCGCCGCATGGAAGTCGTGGCCGACGACGTGGTCATGGAATCGCCGGACCGCCAGGTGCGCCTGATGGACGCGATCGACGAGGTCGAGGGCGTCGAGGTCGGCGACTACATCGAGGAGTCGATCGAGAACCCCGAGTTCGGCCGCATCGCCGCGCAGGCCGCCAAGCAGGTGATCGTGCAGCGCGTGCGCGAGGCCGAGCGCCAGCAGGTCGTTGACGCGTGGAAGGATCGCGTGGGCGAGCTGGTCACCGGTGTGGTCAAGCGCGTTGAGCGCGGCAACATCTACGTCGACCTCGGCGGTAATGCCGAAGCCATCATCCCGAAGGACAAGGGCATCCCGCGCGACGTGCTGCGCACCGGCGACCGCGTGCGCGGTTACCTGTTCGACGTGCGCAGCGAGCCGCGCGGCCCGCAGCTGTTCATCAGCCGCGCGGCGCCGGAATTCATGATGGAGCTGTTCAAGCTCGAAGTACCGGAAGTCGGCCAGGGCCTGGTGTCGATCAAGGCCTGCGCCCGCGATCCGGGCGATCGCGCCAAGATCGCCGTGCTCGCGCACGACAACCGCACCGATCCGATCGGCGCGTGCATCGGCATGCGCGGTTCGCGCGTGCAGGCCGTGAGCAACGAGCTCAACGGCGAGCGTGTCGACATCGTCCTGTGGTCGGACAACCCCGCCCAGTTCGTCATCAACGCGATGGCGCCGGCGGAAGTGCAGTCGATCATCGTCGATGAAGAGAAGCATTCGATGGACCTGGCCGTGGCCGAGGATCGCCTTGCCCAGGCGATCGGCAAGGGCGGCCAGAACGTGCGTCTGGCCAGCCGCCTGTCGGGCTGGCAGCTCAACGTGATGACCCAGGACCAGGTCACGGCGAAGTCGGAGGCGGAGCAGACTGCCGCACGCCAGCTGTTCCAGGACAAGCTGGAAGTCGACGAGGAAATCGCCGGCATTCTGGTGTCCGAGGGCTTCAGCACGGTCGAGGAAATCGCATACGTGCCGGTCGGCGAGCTGCTCGCGGTGGAAGGCTTCGACGAGGACATCGTCGAGGAGCTGCGTTCGCGTGCCCGCGACGCGCTGCTCAACGAGGCGCTGGCCGCGGAAGAGGTGCTCGAGGAGCACCAGCCTGCCGCCGACCTGCTCGAACTCGATGGCATGGACGAAGCCACCGCCTACGCGCTTGCCGCGCGCGGCGTGGTGACCCGCGACGACCTCGCGGACATGGCCACCGACGAACTCACCGATGTCGAAGGCATCGACGAGGGCCGTGCCGCCGCGCTGATCATGGAAGCGCGCAAGCACTGGTTCGAATGA
- a CDS encoding helix-turn-helix domain-containing protein, giving the protein MPNLGTVLKTEISRLARKEVRGEVEALKKASSTYRREIAELKRQVANLERAVKQTAKALPAQPVKQADHGRIRFSANGLKSHRARLGLSAADFGALVGVSALSIYNWERGKAAPRQAQLQKLANVRGLGKKEARARLERS; this is encoded by the coding sequence ATGCCCAACCTCGGAACTGTGCTCAAAACAGAGATCTCCCGGCTAGCGCGCAAGGAAGTGCGTGGGGAAGTCGAAGCTTTAAAGAAAGCCAGCAGCACCTACCGCCGTGAGATCGCTGAGCTGAAGCGCCAGGTTGCAAACCTTGAGCGGGCCGTCAAGCAGACCGCAAAGGCGCTCCCGGCGCAACCAGTGAAGCAAGCGGATCATGGGCGGATTCGATTCAGTGCAAATGGCCTGAAGTCGCATCGAGCGAGGCTGGGGCTGTCCGCAGCCGACTTCGGCGCTCTTGTCGGAGTAAGCGCCCTGTCCATTTACAACTGGGAGCGTGGCAAAGCAGCGCCCAGGCAGGCGCAGCTCCAGAAGTTGGCGAATGTGCGAGGGCTCGGGAAGAAGGAAGCGAGAGCTCGCCTCGAAAGGTCATAG
- the rimP gene encoding ribosome maturation factor RimP, with protein sequence MTDKAVEIAKLLAPTIESLGVELLGAEYLAAPGSAVLRLYIDVPAEQAVGEDGQPRSVTIEDCEAVSREVSAQLDVEDPISGQYTLEVSSPGLDRPLFTLAHYQRFAGENAKVGLKLPQDGRRRLQAQIARVEGENVVFVLDGNEFVVAFGNIDKARLVPDWAALGFAPVKPGKDKPAKGAPKGAASKAKK encoded by the coding sequence GTGACGGATAAAGCAGTCGAGATCGCGAAGCTCCTCGCCCCGACCATCGAGTCGCTGGGCGTGGAACTGCTGGGCGCCGAGTACCTCGCGGCGCCGGGCAGCGCGGTGCTGCGCCTGTACATCGACGTGCCGGCCGAGCAGGCCGTCGGCGAGGATGGCCAGCCGCGTTCGGTCACCATCGAGGACTGCGAAGCGGTGAGCCGTGAAGTGTCCGCGCAGCTCGACGTCGAGGATCCGATCAGCGGGCAGTACACGCTGGAGGTCTCCTCGCCGGGCCTGGATCGTCCGCTGTTCACGCTGGCGCACTACCAGCGCTTCGCGGGCGAGAACGCGAAGGTCGGCCTCAAGCTTCCGCAGGACGGCCGTCGCCGCCTGCAGGCGCAGATCGCGCGCGTGGAAGGCGAGAACGTGGTCTTCGTCCTCGACGGTAACGAGTTCGTCGTAGCGTTCGGCAACATCGACAAGGCGCGACTGGTCCCCGACTGGGCCGCGCTGGGTTTCGCCCCGGTCAAGCCGGGCAAAGACAAGCCGGCGAAGGGCGCGCCCAAGGGCGCCGCTTCGAAGGCGAAGAAATAA
- a CDS encoding SDR family oxidoreductase, translating to MKSTKSSKPNASLRGQAAKTAARQRKLQDVIDSKDARTKPTKGEKGAVQAGVKMQPVKMPTQHLDKPGSEADLRLSPAFEAWDYAGSGKLAGFAAIVTGADSGIGRAVAVLFAREGADVAVLYLNEHEDAEETARWIQQEGRRAILISGDVRDSKFCKRAADKVAKTFGKIDVLVNNAGFQLHADRLEDLSDEHLQETLQTNVVGYIQMARACLPHMQRGASIVNCGSVTGLFGSPKLIDYSATKGAVHAFTKALAANLLERGIRVNAVAPGPVWTPFNPADKPAKEVAEFGKDSAMGRPAQPEELSPAFVFLASPVMSSYINGIVLPVMGGPKG from the coding sequence ATGAAATCGACCAAGAGCTCCAAACCGAACGCCTCGCTGCGTGGCCAAGCTGCAAAAACGGCTGCCCGGCAACGCAAGCTGCAGGACGTGATTGATAGTAAGGACGCGCGTACCAAGCCTACGAAGGGCGAGAAGGGTGCCGTCCAGGCGGGCGTGAAGATGCAGCCCGTCAAAATGCCCACGCAGCATTTGGACAAGCCCGGTAGCGAAGCCGACCTACGGTTGTCGCCGGCATTCGAGGCGTGGGATTACGCGGGCAGCGGAAAGCTAGCGGGATTTGCCGCCATCGTCACGGGTGCTGATTCGGGTATAGGCCGAGCCGTAGCTGTGTTGTTTGCCCGCGAAGGTGCCGACGTCGCCGTGCTGTATCTGAATGAACACGAAGATGCCGAAGAGACGGCGCGCTGGATCCAGCAAGAAGGCCGTCGTGCCATCCTAATTTCCGGCGACGTCCGCGACTCCAAATTTTGCAAGCGCGCTGCCGACAAGGTAGCCAAGACGTTCGGAAAGATCGATGTGCTGGTCAACAACGCGGGGTTCCAACTGCACGCAGACCGTCTCGAGGATTTGAGCGATGAGCATCTGCAGGAGACCCTTCAGACCAACGTGGTCGGTTACATTCAAATGGCGCGGGCGTGCTTACCGCATATGCAACGCGGCGCCTCAATCGTCAATTGTGGCTCGGTCACGGGCCTGTTCGGTAGCCCAAAGCTTATCGACTACTCAGCCACCAAGGGCGCGGTGCACGCATTCACAAAAGCGTTGGCAGCCAACCTCCTTGAGCGCGGGATTCGAGTGAACGCAGTTGCGCCTGGACCTGTCTGGACGCCGTTCAATCCTGCCGATAAGCCGGCCAAGGAGGTGGCAGAGTTTGGGAAGGATAGCGCTATGGGCCGCCCCGCACAGCCCGAGGAACTATCGCCGGCGTTCGTCTTTCTCGCCTCTCCGGTCATGTCGTCTTATATCAACGGCATTGTTTTGCCCGTCATGGGCGGACCAAAGGGCTGA
- the rbfA gene encoding 30S ribosome-binding factor RbfA yields MPGKSFHRTDRVSAQLRRELGTLVHEAVREHGLPSVSVSDVEVTRDLAHAKVFVTALQQERSKEAVKALKELAPQIRFQLGRAVKMRHVPELHFHYDDSVDRGERIDNLLRDAPPAPGDDASED; encoded by the coding sequence ATGCCAGGCAAATCGTTCCATCGCACCGACCGCGTTTCCGCCCAGCTCCGCAGGGAGCTGGGCACGCTGGTGCACGAGGCCGTGCGCGAGCATGGCCTGCCTTCCGTCAGCGTGTCCGACGTCGAAGTCACGCGCGATCTCGCGCACGCCAAGGTCTTCGTCACGGCGTTGCAGCAGGAGCGTTCCAAGGAAGCCGTGAAGGCGCTGAAGGAACTGGCTCCGCAGATCCGCTTCCAGCTTGGGCGCGCCGTGAAGATGCGCCACGTGCCCGAACTGCATTTCCACTACGACGATTCCGTCGACCGTGGCGAGCGCATCGACAACCTGCTGCGCGACGCGCCGCCGGCCCCGGGCGACGACGCCTCCGAAGACTGA
- the infB gene encoding translation initiation factor IF-2 — MSQQTTIRKLAELVNTPVEKLLEQLAEAGMTFSGPDQVVTSIEKVKLLGFLKRAHGKADKAETGDDAAKKITLNRSRKQEITVGGGKNKTTVDVVVRKKVTLVKPTESQSGNPDDERADILRKLEESKQRNLAEQQRLAADDKRRADEADAVRREAEDAARQKVEAEERAKLADASKLAGDSEEPVRKVATPGHGHGHGHPKPAPAPARAAEAARGAPAHKTRGSHAMVSTVEDDDRTNRFAGQMHLSASERARRTSSSRGKAKPTRRQAEQSRSGSGFTRPTAPIVREVAIGETITVADLAQKMALKGGDVVKALFKMGVMATINQSIDHDTAALVTEELGHVVVKADAETAEDALLAHVEETQGEKTSRPPVVTIMGHVDHGKTSLLDYIRRTKVASGEAGGITQHIGAYHVETDKGVISFLDTPGHAAFTSMRARGAKLTDIVVIVVAADDGVMPQTKEAIQHAKAAGVPLIVAINKIDKSDADPLRVKNELLGEEVVAEEFGGETQMVELSAKTGQGVDDLLDAISLQAEVLELKATPTGRANGTVIESALDKGRGPVATVLVQQGELKKGDYLVCGVQYGRVRALFDETGKQVDAAGPSIPVQVLGLSGVPDAGDDFVVVDDERLAKDVAQQRDAKRRESRLVAAAGNRMEDIMAQMGKGEGQLSLNLVVKADVQGSVEALRQSLTALSNDQIRINVISSGVGGITESDANAALTAKATIIGFNVRADASARKVIEGNGLDLRYFSIIYDVIDQVKQVASGILGVEIREEIIGTAEVRDVFRSSKFGAVAGCMVVEGVVKRHKPIRVLRDNAVIFEGELESLRRFKENVEEVRNGTECGIGVKAYNDVKPGDQIECFERIEVQRTL, encoded by the coding sequence ATGTCGCAGCAAACCACCATCCGCAAGCTGGCCGAACTGGTGAACACGCCGGTCGAGAAGTTGCTGGAGCAGCTGGCCGAGGCCGGCATGACCTTCAGCGGCCCCGACCAGGTCGTCACCAGCATCGAGAAAGTCAAGCTGCTCGGCTTCCTCAAGCGTGCGCACGGCAAGGCCGACAAGGCCGAGACGGGCGACGACGCCGCGAAGAAGATCACCCTCAACCGCAGCCGCAAGCAGGAAATCACCGTCGGCGGCGGCAAGAACAAGACCACGGTCGACGTGGTCGTTCGCAAGAAGGTGACCCTGGTCAAGCCGACCGAATCGCAGTCCGGCAACCCGGACGACGAGCGTGCCGACATCCTGCGCAAGCTGGAGGAATCCAAGCAGCGCAACCTCGCCGAACAGCAGCGCCTGGCCGCCGACGACAAGCGTCGCGCCGACGAGGCCGATGCGGTCCGTCGCGAAGCGGAGGATGCCGCGCGCCAAAAGGTCGAAGCGGAAGAGCGCGCCAAACTCGCCGACGCCAGCAAGCTGGCTGGCGACAGCGAAGAGCCCGTGCGCAAGGTCGCCACCCCCGGTCATGGCCACGGCCACGGCCATCCGAAGCCCGCGCCCGCACCGGCGCGTGCCGCCGAAGCCGCGCGTGGCGCACCGGCGCACAAGACCCGCGGCTCGCACGCGATGGTGTCGACGGTCGAGGACGACGATCGCACCAACCGCTTTGCCGGCCAGATGCACCTGAGCGCTTCCGAGCGCGCGCGCCGCACCAGCAGCTCGCGTGGCAAGGCCAAGCCGACGCGCCGTCAGGCCGAACAGTCGCGCTCCGGCAGCGGCTTTACCCGTCCCACCGCGCCGATCGTGCGCGAGGTCGCCATCGGCGAAACCATCACCGTCGCCGACCTGGCGCAGAAGATGGCGCTGAAGGGCGGCGACGTGGTGAAGGCGCTGTTCAAGATGGGTGTGATGGCGACCATCAACCAGTCCATCGACCACGACACCGCCGCGCTGGTGACCGAAGAACTCGGCCACGTCGTGGTCAAAGCCGATGCCGAGACCGCGGAAGACGCGCTGCTGGCCCACGTCGAGGAGACGCAGGGCGAGAAGACGTCGCGTCCGCCAGTGGTCACCATCATGGGCCACGTCGACCACGGCAAGACCTCGCTGCTCGACTACATCCGCCGCACCAAGGTGGCCTCCGGCGAAGCCGGCGGCATCACCCAGCACATCGGCGCGTACCACGTCGAAACCGACAAGGGCGTCATCAGCTTCCTCGACACCCCGGGCCACGCGGCATTCACCTCGATGCGCGCCCGCGGCGCCAAGCTGACCGACATCGTGGTGATCGTGGTGGCCGCCGACGATGGCGTCATGCCGCAGACGAAGGAAGCCATCCAGCACGCGAAGGCTGCTGGTGTGCCGCTGATCGTGGCGATCAACAAGATCGACAAGTCCGATGCCGACCCGCTGCGCGTGAAGAACGAGCTGCTCGGCGAGGAAGTCGTGGCCGAAGAGTTCGGTGGCGAGACCCAGATGGTCGAGCTGTCGGCCAAGACCGGCCAGGGCGTCGACGATCTGCTCGATGCGATCTCGCTGCAGGCCGAAGTGCTTGAGCTCAAGGCCACGCCGACCGGCCGCGCCAACGGCACGGTGATCGAATCCGCGCTCGACAAGGGTCGCGGTCCGGTTGCCACCGTGCTCGTGCAGCAGGGCGAGCTCAAGAAGGGCGACTACCTCGTGTGCGGCGTGCAGTACGGCCGCGTGCGTGCGCTGTTCGACGAAACCGGCAAGCAGGTCGACGCCGCCGGTCCGTCGATCCCGGTGCAGGTGCTCGGCCTGTCCGGCGTGCCGGACGCGGGCGACGACTTCGTGGTCGTCGACGACGAGCGCCTGGCCAAGGACGTCGCGCAGCAGCGCGACGCCAAGCGCCGCGAATCGCGCCTGGTCGCCGCTGCGGGCAACCGCATGGAAGACATCATGGCGCAGATGGGCAAGGGCGAGGGCCAGCTGAGCCTCAACCTCGTCGTCAAGGCGGACGTGCAGGGTTCGGTCGAAGCGCTGCGCCAGTCGCTGACGGCGCTGTCCAACGACCAGATCCGCATCAACGTGATCAGCTCCGGCGTGGGCGGCATCACCGAGTCCGACGCCAACGCCGCGCTCACCGCGAAGGCGACGATCATCGGCTTCAATGTCCGCGCCGACGCGTCGGCGCGCAAGGTGATCGAAGGCAACGGCCTGGACCTGCGTTACTTCTCGATCATCTATGACGTGATCGACCAGGTGAAGCAGGTGGCCTCGGGCATCCTCGGCGTCGAGATCCGCGAAGAGATCATCGGCACCGCCGAAGTGCGCGACGTGTTCCGCAGCTCCAAGTTCGGCGCGGTCGCCGGCTGCATGGTGGTCGAGGGCGTGGTCAAGCGCCACAAGCCGATCCGCGTGCTGCGCGACAACGCCGTCATCTTCGAGGGCGAGCTGGAATCGCTGCGTCGCTTCAAGGAGAACGTCGAAGAGGTGCGCAACGGCACCGAGTGCGGTATCGGCGTGAAGGCGTACAACGACGTCAAGCCGGGCGACCAGATCGAGTGCTTCGAGCGCATCGAAGTCCAGCGCACGCTGTAA
- a CDS encoding response regulator, protein MRSLLFVEDNELLAETAVMALTDVGLEVRAVRDAESAWALLEQRPFDAVVVDVHLADGISGIELTRRILKHHPELSVVLTTAYETSEVALPDGVVVLRKPYLFRELVLAATGEQVPDLSGAITASDRSDGHRAV, encoded by the coding sequence ATGCGATCGCTCTTGTTTGTGGAAGACAACGAGTTGTTGGCCGAGACGGCCGTGATGGCGTTGACCGACGTGGGCTTAGAAGTTCGGGCCGTCAGAGATGCAGAGAGCGCATGGGCGCTGCTTGAACAGCGACCATTCGATGCCGTGGTAGTCGATGTCCATCTTGCAGATGGCATTAGCGGGATCGAGCTGACCCGCAGAATATTGAAACACCACCCCGAGCTATCCGTAGTGCTGACGACCGCGTACGAAACCTCGGAGGTGGCCCTCCCTGACGGCGTCGTAGTGCTTCGGAAGCCCTATCTATTTCGGGAGCTCGTGCTCGCCGCTACTGGCGAGCAGGTGCCTGACCTGTCGGGCGCGATTACGGCGAGCGACCGTTCCGATGGCCATCGCGCTGTGTAA
- a CDS encoding protein-export chaperone SecB, with translation MAKKTKVFDPTEYFALHDIALWTTSLQREAEFQPELHEGKTTIQTMRSVKAEGFTGTLETGEELNFIQALVTFGIRSVFGQEEGDSEVLHSLEATFAVDYQIIALPDEKDFQRFLSINCPHQAWPFWRQHVYDTFKRASLPVPLVPLLSSGQVGKRPRKVSRIVRYPEPVGPTAPAK, from the coding sequence ATGGCTAAGAAGACGAAGGTCTTTGATCCTACCGAGTACTTTGCGCTACATGACATAGCGCTCTGGACTACTTCATTGCAGCGCGAGGCCGAATTTCAGCCAGAGCTACATGAGGGAAAGACCACTATCCAAACCATGAGGTCCGTAAAGGCCGAAGGGTTCACCGGCACGTTGGAGACAGGCGAGGAGCTGAACTTCATTCAAGCGCTCGTCACGTTCGGGATTCGCTCGGTGTTCGGACAGGAGGAAGGCGACTCAGAAGTACTGCACTCTCTGGAGGCTACTTTCGCAGTCGATTACCAAATCATTGCCTTGCCTGATGAGAAGGACTTTCAACGCTTCCTATCGATCAACTGCCCCCATCAAGCGTGGCCGTTTTGGCGGCAGCACGTCTATGACACATTTAAGAGGGCTTCGCTGCCCGTGCCTTTGGTGCCCCTTCTTAGCTCGGGCCAGGTAGGAAAGCGCCCAAGGAAGGTGTCACGAATCGTGCGATATCCTGAACCAGTAGGCCCAACCGCGCCGGCCAAATAG